A single Leishmania infantum JPCM5 genome chromosome 14 DNA region contains:
- a CDS encoding guanine nucleotide-binding protein-like protein, protein MDKQDDARDADHLQDMESVATAHRASVIGAPSSSLVTASHAAASSIVSVGGPSISFDAGAIAPPASSTHVASPRPLSISIGSDAFANAGGALLMPSAVGRHNEFLRTYKVLIVGEAGVGKSNLMHRYCYNEYDPALPSTIGVEFCSREVGIPSGPVGVTETVVLQLWDTAGQERNAGVISNAFYRNAVGAIIVYDVTRHESLLSVPRWAAQVTQLARDNCVCVVVGAKLDLLDANAAATSTTAGSLEALQQEADRISHAMGMRNFMTSALSGKGVLEAFTHLILAVDAVQAASLHNNGIFSGRYQTRCSSHVSGASVREAQMQTAAAVASASSADLTDGAEGRRGWPDGDGASLPLSRVVSTPLVSGYTGASPSAGRLQRQPSSHAKKTLDLRGFGSSEAGSGAYEASPACSGGWGC, encoded by the coding sequence ATGGACAAGCAGGATGACGCCCGCGATGCTGACCACTTGCAGGACATGGAGAGCGTAGCGACCGCCCACCGGGCCTCGGTGATTGGTGCGCCGTCTTCCTCGCTGGTTACGGCAtcccacgccgccgcctcttcgatCGTGTCCGTGGGTGGCCCGTCGATCTCCTTTGACGCAGGTGCGATTGCACCGCCGGCAAGCAGCACCCACGTCGCCAGTCCGCGTCCTCTTAGCATCTCGATCGGAAGTGATGCATTTGCAAACGCTGGCGGAGCGCTGCTCATGCCATCCGCGGTCGGCCGGCACAACGAATTTCTGCGGACGTACAAGGTGCTTATCGTCGGCGAGGCAGGCGTGGGCAAGTCGAATCTCATGCACCGGTACTGCTACAACGAGTACGACCCGGCGCTGCCCTCCACGATCGGGGTGGAGTTCTGCTCTCGGGAGGTCGGAATTCCATCTGGGCCTGTCGGCGTCACCGAGACAgtcgtgctgcagctctgggATACTGCCGGCCAGGAGCGCAACGCGGGCGTCATCAGCAACGCCTTCTACCGCAACGCGGTCGGCGCCATCATCGTGTACGATGTGACACGGCACGAGTCACTGCTGAGCGTTCCACGTTGGGCAGCGCAGGTGACACAGCTGGCGCGCGACaactgcgtgtgcgtcgtcgTTGGCGCTAAGCTGGACTTGCTGGACGCGAACGCAGCCGCAACGTCGACGACTGCGGGCTCgctcgaggcgctgcagcaggaagCGGATCGCATCTCACACGCGATGGGCATGCGAAACTTTATGACGTCGGCGCTATCAGGGAAAGGAGTGCTGGAAGCCTTCACGCACCTCATACTCGCTGTAGATGCCGTGCAAGCAGCATCGCTGCATAACAACGGCATTTTCTCCGGCAGATATCAGACAaggtgcagcagccacgTCAGTGGTGCCTCAGTGCGAGAGGCGCAGATGCAAACGGCAGCTGCCGttgcctctgcctcttcggCGGATTTGACGGATGGCGCTGAGGGACGCCGCGGCTGGCCCGACGGAGACGGTGCTTCATTGCCACTGTCACGCGTGgtgtcgacgccgctggtgAGCGGGTATACCGGCGCCTCTCCTTCGGCTGGCCGgttgcagcggcagccgtctTCACATGCCAAGAAGACGCTGGACCTAAGAGGCTTCGGCAGCTCTGAAGCGGGTTCCGGTGCATACGAAGCCTCGCCTGCATGTAgtggagggtgggggtgctGA